A genomic window from Equus caballus isolate H_3958 breed thoroughbred chromosome 5, TB-T2T, whole genome shotgun sequence includes:
- the LOC106783198 gene encoding late cornified envelope protein 1F has product MSCQQSQQQCQPPPKCPTPKCPPKCPPKCPPVSSCCGVSSGGCCGPSSGSCCSSGGGGCCSSGGGGCCLSHHRRRRSHRRRHQSSDCCSQPSGGSSCCGGGSGQSSGGCC; this is encoded by the coding sequence ATGTCCTGCCAGCAGAGCCAGCAGCAGTGCCAGCCCCCTCCCAAGTGCCCCACCCCTAAATGCCCCCCAAAGTGTCCTCCAAAGTGCCCTCCAGTCTCTTCCTGCTGTGGTGTCAGCTCTGGGGGCTGCTGTGGCCCCAGCTCGGGGAGCTGCTGCAGCTCTGGGGGTGGTGGCTGCTGCAGCTCTGGGGGAGGAGGCTGCTGCCTGAGCCACCACAGACGCCGCAGGTCCCACCGCCGCAGACACCAGAGCTCTGACTGCTGCAGCCAGCCCTCGGGGGGCTCCAGCTGCTGCGGAGGGGGGAGTGGGCAGTCCTCTGGAGGCTGCTGCTGA